The Dyadobacter subterraneus genome window below encodes:
- a CDS encoding PadR family transcriptional regulator, with protein MNIENAQVQMRKGILEFCILHIISRGEVYASDMLDELTSAKMMVVEGTLYPLLTRLKNSGWLDYKWVESSSGPPRKYYVLTDEGKIFLDAMQATWFELADSVKTVIHRTEELSKTDTSNS; from the coding sequence ATGAATATCGAAAATGCCCAAGTGCAGATGCGGAAAGGAATTTTGGAGTTCTGTATCCTGCACATCATATCCCGGGGCGAAGTGTATGCCTCGGATATGTTGGATGAACTAACTTCTGCAAAAATGATGGTTGTGGAAGGCACACTCTACCCTCTATTGACACGACTGAAAAATTCGGGTTGGCTGGATTATAAATGGGTGGAATCTTCGTCCGGACCTCCCAGGAAGTACTATGTTTTGACAGATGAAGGAAAGATATTTCTGGATGCTATGCAGGCCACATGGTTCGAACTTGCAGATTCGGTAAAAACGGTGATTCACCGTACCGAAGAACTGAGTAAGACAGATACTTCTAATTCCTAA
- a CDS encoding outer membrane beta-barrel protein — MKRTFASLILLVFSLLIVEPVKSQSTISERYLHPFGVFSLTGGVGIAYYQGDLRTSINRHLGLGPSVSIGALYRLSEHFSARGEIRLYQVSADQKYDKNYVKNLSFKTINPDINIGIQADMFAYNRHAKINPYLLAGVGVTYMTPTAVLDGRRGSLAPLHTEGVKYSRLPLVFMAGIGVSTKISDRWSVGLELCNNFVNSDYLDDVSGVYPDPATLSSEAARRLSDRSSEIGQPAQQPGWHRGTSPKKDKYLFLQFRASYLIGTRKEAHERKAVRCP, encoded by the coding sequence ATGAAACGCACATTTGCTAGTTTAATACTTTTGGTTTTTTCTCTTTTGATTGTTGAACCGGTAAAATCCCAGTCAACGATCAGTGAGCGTTATTTACATCCTTTTGGTGTTTTCAGTTTAACAGGCGGCGTAGGTATTGCATATTACCAGGGCGATTTACGGACCAGTATCAACAGACATTTGGGGTTAGGTCCATCGGTTTCTATTGGTGCTTTATATAGACTATCCGAACATTTCAGTGCGCGGGGTGAAATAAGGTTATACCAGGTTTCCGCCGATCAGAAATACGATAAGAATTATGTGAAAAACCTTTCTTTTAAAACCATTAATCCGGATATAAATATTGGAATTCAGGCAGATATGTTTGCCTATAACCGACATGCGAAAATTAATCCTTACCTTCTGGCAGGTGTGGGCGTTACTTACATGACACCCACAGCCGTACTCGACGGAAGACGCGGAAGTCTGGCACCTTTGCATACTGAGGGTGTTAAATACAGTCGTTTACCTTTGGTTTTTATGGCCGGAATTGGTGTTTCAACCAAGATTTCTGACCGTTGGAGTGTTGGTCTGGAATTGTGCAACAACTTTGTAAATTCAGATTATCTGGATGATGTAAGCGGTGTTTATCCGGATCCGGCAACTTTGTCAAGCGAGGCTGCCCGCAGACTTTCTGACCGGTCTTCCGAAATAGGACAGCCGGCGCAACAGCCTGGATGGCACAGAGGAACGTCTCCTAAAAAAGATAAATATCTTTTTTTACAGTTTCGTGCCAGTTATTTAATTGGAACAAGAAAAGAAGCACACGAGCGCAAAGCAGTTCGCTGCCCCTAA
- a CDS encoding head GIN domain-containing protein — MKKLLLFGLFCLFSLSVFAQESRTFSVSDFSKLSMGSAFKIDVKQGKQYSLTASGESDDVKDLEAKVVSGILKVGYKNNSWNKRRKTVNINIVMPSLDGVDFSGASKVVVNKFVGTKSMAIEVSGASQVTMDFSAPKVTFELSGASSLTITGQGDVLNGEVSGASSFKGESFPAKSVNIDASGASSAYVVASATVHADASGASRIRYSGDAKDIHSNTSGASSVKRE, encoded by the coding sequence ATGAAAAAATTACTTTTATTCGGCTTATTCTGTTTGTTCTCATTGAGCGTTTTTGCTCAGGAAAGCCGTACATTTTCCGTTTCCGATTTTAGCAAACTTTCCATGGGAAGTGCATTCAAAATTGATGTAAAACAAGGAAAACAATATAGTCTGACGGCATCCGGAGAAAGTGACGATGTAAAAGACCTTGAAGCAAAAGTTGTTTCAGGTATTTTGAAAGTCGGATACAAAAACAATAGCTGGAACAAACGCCGCAAAACGGTTAACATCAATATTGTAATGCCTTCATTGGATGGCGTAGATTTTTCCGGTGCATCAAAAGTTGTTGTTAATAAATTTGTAGGTACAAAATCGATGGCAATTGAAGTTTCAGGTGCTTCGCAGGTTACTATGGATTTCTCTGCACCAAAAGTAACTTTTGAACTTTCAGGAGCTTCTTCCTTAACAATCACAGGACAGGGTGATGTTTTGAATGGTGAAGTATCGGGTGCTTCTTCTTTCAAAGGAGAAAGTTTTCCTGCAAAATCGGTGAACATTGATGCGTCAGGAGCGAGCAGCGCTTATGTTGTAGCTAGCGCAACTGTTCATGCAGATGCAAGCGGTGCAAGCAGAATTCGTTATTCAGGAGATGCAAAAGATATTCATTCAAATACTTCCGGCGCAAGTTCTGTGAAAAGAGAATAA
- a CDS encoding PspC domain-containing protein, with protein MKKTISINIGGVIFHIEEDGYEKLKSYLGSIQKYFSSFADSKEILSDIEGRVAERFLNKQKAEAKQVISLVDVDELISAMGTVADFEAIEQAEDIFADPLQSAAPGSTSTPKEEAYSSAYSSPTPNTETRFPASPKKLIRDLRRKLLGGVAAGLGHYFTIDPLWVRLAFLFAVIGLPAGSGMLDLNMEDEFGPLSGMVVLVYIAMWIAFPGSTTLEEDTKIKKFYRNPDRKVVGGVAAGVASYFGVDLGVVRFLWVLSIFLFGSGVLIYIVLWIIAPAANTLTEKMEMQGEPITLSNIESNIKQSLNLSDKGGEENPVTKILLFPFRAIALIIQALGKLFKGLGPVLRILTGGFLVLLAAISLFGLVVGGAVVMGFANVATFDGMPVPFRIFQELPSSLILSGLLVSAVPMITFLLLGLTLLSNKKIVSGSVWLTLLGLWIVGIIVATVQGVAYQQNFAKRGEFTTTEFYAVPAGTLTLDEQDNDEDESIDVDIRLAGYNGGDSLKLDKKMTSRGRTKQDASKIASELMYNVTVKDSVFTFPEGPTLGATGRFRNQQIDLTLNIPYDKPFIISRSLWYSISHYFSGNHHLDTYDLGDDEINWNNLRWTIRRDSGLVCTNIPAKYIRQDEEDHHDDQENYSVDDDDDDSDFSLGDRGNYIKQFPVKDFKKLSIGGAYSISVKQGAEFNVSADGEENDVDDLRISEKDGVLIVKGNSGFSLFGNDGRRIGIVITMPTVEGVSISGANKAKISGFKGLSKLSVDLTGASKTDIDVETNELTVELTGASKATLRGSATTANFDLTGACKLVSTGMNIQNADVSATGASKVSLGHIPNLKKDVSGVSKIESQE; from the coding sequence ATGAAAAAGACAATCAGTATCAATATAGGCGGTGTCATCTTCCACATCGAGGAGGACGGATACGAAAAGCTGAAAAGCTATCTCGGTTCTATTCAGAAATATTTTTCTTCGTTTGCCGATAGTAAAGAAATCCTTTCAGACATTGAAGGAAGGGTTGCAGAGCGTTTTTTGAACAAACAAAAAGCAGAAGCAAAACAGGTTATTTCGCTGGTGGATGTTGACGAATTAATTTCTGCGATGGGTACCGTGGCGGATTTTGAAGCCATTGAACAAGCGGAAGATATTTTTGCGGATCCATTACAATCGGCAGCTCCGGGCTCGACTTCAACACCAAAGGAAGAGGCTTATTCTTCTGCATATTCATCTCCTACTCCAAATACAGAAACAAGATTTCCGGCAAGTCCTAAAAAACTTATCCGCGATCTGCGCAGAAAACTTTTGGGTGGGGTTGCAGCTGGTTTGGGACATTATTTTACCATTGATCCGCTTTGGGTTAGGTTGGCCTTTTTATTCGCGGTGATTGGTCTGCCAGCTGGTTCTGGTATGCTTGACCTGAATATGGAAGATGAATTTGGTCCGTTATCTGGAATGGTTGTGTTGGTTTACATTGCCATGTGGATCGCATTTCCGGGTTCTACAACTTTGGAAGAAGATACCAAGATCAAGAAATTCTACCGGAATCCTGATCGCAAAGTAGTAGGTGGTGTTGCCGCGGGTGTAGCTTCGTACTTTGGGGTTGATCTCGGTGTTGTACGTTTCTTGTGGGTACTTTCAATATTTTTATTCGGTTCCGGAGTTTTGATTTATATCGTACTATGGATTATTGCGCCTGCGGCCAATACGCTGACAGAAAAAATGGAAATGCAGGGGGAGCCGATTACGCTTTCCAATATTGAATCGAATATCAAACAAAGTCTGAATTTAAGTGATAAGGGAGGAGAAGAAAATCCGGTCACCAAAATTTTACTTTTCCCTTTCCGTGCTATTGCCTTGATTATCCAGGCGTTGGGGAAGTTATTCAAAGGCCTTGGGCCAGTACTTAGGATACTTACGGGTGGATTTTTAGTACTTCTCGCAGCCATATCTTTATTTGGACTTGTAGTTGGCGGTGCGGTTGTAATGGGTTTCGCCAACGTAGCAACATTTGACGGAATGCCGGTACCTTTCAGGATTTTCCAGGAATTGCCATCAAGTTTAATCTTGTCCGGACTTCTGGTTTCGGCGGTTCCTATGATAACTTTTCTTTTATTAGGATTAACACTTTTATCCAATAAGAAAATTGTCAGCGGCTCGGTTTGGCTGACTTTGTTAGGACTTTGGATTGTAGGAATTATCGTTGCAACGGTTCAGGGCGTAGCTTACCAACAAAATTTTGCTAAACGCGGAGAATTTACAACAACTGAATTTTACGCAGTTCCCGCCGGAACACTTACGCTTGACGAACAGGATAATGACGAAGACGAAAGTATAGATGTAGATATCCGACTTGCGGGTTACAATGGCGGAGATAGTCTTAAACTTGACAAAAAGATGACGTCAAGAGGACGTACAAAACAGGATGCCAGTAAAATTGCTTCTGAGCTAATGTACAATGTGACTGTTAAAGATTCTGTATTTACCTTCCCGGAAGGACCTACATTAGGAGCAACAGGTCGTTTCAGAAATCAGCAGATTGATCTGACACTTAACATCCCTTACGACAAGCCATTTATTATTTCAAGATCACTTTGGTACTCTATATCACATTATTTTAGTGGAAATCACCATCTGGATACGTATGATTTGGGTGATGACGAGATAAACTGGAATAATCTGCGCTGGACAATCCGCCGCGATTCAGGATTGGTTTGTACAAATATTCCTGCAAAATATATTCGTCAGGACGAAGAGGACCATCATGACGATCAGGAAAATTATTCTGTTGATGACGATGATGATGATTCTGATTTTAGTCTGGGAGACCGCGGAAATTATATCAAACAATTCCCGGTGAAGGATTTCAAAAAACTGAGTATCGGCGGCGCTTATTCGATCAGCGTTAAACAAGGTGCAGAATTTAATGTTTCCGCAGACGGTGAAGAAAATGATGTTGATGATTTAAGAATATCTGAAAAAGATGGAGTACTTATAGTGAAAGGAAACTCCGGTTTTAGTTTGTTTGGAAATGATGGCAGAAGAATCGGTATTGTTATCACCATGCCGACGGTGGAAGGAGTTTCTATTTCAGGTGCCAATAAAGCCAAAATCTCAGGATTCAAAGGTCTTTCAAAACTAAGTGTAGATTTGACCGGTGCTTCCAAAACGGATATTGATGTTGAAACCAACGAATTAACGGTTGAATTAACCGGTGCTTCAAAGGCAACATTAAGAGGCTCTGCAACCACAGCTAATTTTGACCTGACAGGAGCTTGTAAATTAGTCAGCACAGGAATGAATATCCAGAATGCTGATGTATCCGCAACCGGCGCATCGAAGGTTAGTTTGGGACATATCCCTAATTTGAAAAAAGATGTAAGCGGTGTAAGTAAAATAGAATCTCAGGAATAA